The nucleotide sequence CTTTTACAGCAATATTATCGGATGGAACTGATTTGACAAATACCCCAATAAAGTATGACATTATTGTGACAAATGTTGGTAAAGCATACAGTTCTACTTCCGGTATATTCCATGCTCCAATTACCGGTATTTATAGCATCTCGTTCAGCATAATGGGACAACCTAACAACAGCATTTACGGAAACCTGTATCACAATGGCAAGCAGATAATCAGGATTTACACAAAAGGAGATAATAGACACGAAGTTGCATCTCAGACAGTTTACCTCAAGCTCGTTAAAAGAGACGAGGTATGGATACAGGGAACTGCAGGAAAGAAATTATGGACATCTGAGCGGTACAACCAGTTTTCCGGCGCATTGGTGAGGAGTGGAGACTTCATGAACTAAAACGCATGTATATGCGAAATGTCCGACGTAAAAAAAGATCATGAAATTTTCTCCTGTGGACAATGCGTCATAGGACAGTATTTTGATTTACATATCATCCTAATGAATATTTGAGCTCACTTAGAATATGATTAAGTTCGAGAGTTAGTAATTTCAGAATCTAAGTAACAACTAAATTGCTATCGTATGCTTTACAGATCTTTCCATCAAATAGTATGtaatacaaaaaattaattaattaattttatgttagGTTCGAAAATTggtaaaacttcctgttttaatTGCAATGGGATATCAGAAATATCAGTTCTTACGAATTGCAGATGAGTAAGCCAAATTTTTAAGGGTAAAAGCTAATGATTTGGATTATATCACTTTGAAAACGTCTCCTCACTTCAAAATGACTTGTAGTACAATTTTTCCCGTAAAATTCGAATACATACACTCTTGTTATCTTTGTTCCTTATACagttattaaaattttcttcATTTGTGTTCCTCGTCGTCATTTTGAATATGTACAATACCTCAAGGTAAATAAATAAGACTCATTGGTAATCTTGTGCTGctttctactctttggtcgggttgttgtctttttgacacatttccaGTTTCCATTTTCTATTCCCTTTTTTCTGCAATTTTCAGTTTTGGGTAGTTTATTAAAACTATCTCACAAATGGAGACGAAGACGTTTATCTACCTAAAAACCAAACAGTGGACTGAAATAGGAAAATATGGTCATCCCTTGACTTCGCCCTTCAGGCAGAACACGATTAAAGAAATGCGTTTATAAATGGtatattttacataacaaaatgtggctatataattaaaaatagacgacgaaaaaaaaacccagaagaCAGTTTAAAACAACTCTATTTTTTTCCACCCTTgtccaaatcaatcaatatattGAACACAAATACAACGTGATCAGAACAGTTTTTCCCCTTGAATTAAAGAATCTCACATCAATataaatctaaaaaaacaaaacgtCAATTGAATATTCATGAATCATTATTCTGATAGATATCAG is from Mytilus galloprovincialis chromosome 6, xbMytGall1.hap1.1, whole genome shotgun sequence and encodes:
- the LOC143079630 gene encoding complement C1q tumor necrosis factor-related protein 3-like, whose translation is MISVQIFLLIFVAVVNANVCGEQKTTSCCESKDINPDEFVAFTAILSDGTDLTNTPIKYDIIVTNVGKAYSSTSGIFHAPITGIYSISFSIMGQPNNSIYGNLYHNGKQIIRIYTKGDNRHEVASQTVYLKLVKRDEVWIQGTAGKKLWTSERYNQFSGALVRSGDFMN